CACTAAGGCGGATGAAGGGCATGACATTAATATATCTTTTAATGAAATGAAACGCATTGTCGGAGATGAGACTGCGGAAAGATTGAGGAGTGCGAGCATTAAGATTTATTCAAAGGCAAGGGATTTGGCTGAGAAAAAAGGCATAATAATTGCCGACACAAAATTTGAATTCGGCATTTACCCCGCTAAAAACTCATTGATTTCAAGCGGGGTGAACTGCGGTAAGTTAATCCTGATAGACGAACTTCTGACGCCGGATTCATCCCGCTTCTGGTCCTTAAGAGATTATGCGCCGGGCAAAGGGCAGGACAGCTTTGACAAGCAGATTGTCAGGGATTACCTCCTCACGCTTGACTGGGATAAGAGTTATCCCGGGCCTGAACTCCCTGAGGAAATTGTTTCAAAGACGGCACAGCGATATAAAGATATACTTAAGGTATTAGCCGCAACGGTTTAATTTTAAACATTTTTAAGCAATAAAATGGATAAATTTAAAAAAGCCGTTTTCCCGCTTACTGTAACGATTGCCTATTTGTTATTTATATTTTATTCCGGCTTTCTGAAGACAAAACCTGTTTTAATTCCATGGATTTCAATTTCAGGCATTATAATATTTACAGGCTTATACCGTTATCTGAGCTACATAAAAAAAGGTTTTCCTTTCTCAGGATGGAAAAGCCTTGAACTCCTTCTGCCGCTGCTTCTTCTCATTGAGACGCTTATCAGGTTTTTCAATAAGCCGTTATTGCACCTTGCCTATATTTCGGTCATCGTTATTATTTCAGGTTACTTCCCGTTTAAAATTATTATTTCGTGCATAGCGGCAATTTTTCTGCTGGGGATACCGTCTCAGTGGTGGAACAAGGGATATTTCTCAGAAGAAAGCGGGAGCTATTTTTTTATTCTGGTCACAGGCATAATTTCCTACTACATTTCGCATAAAAGACTTAAGATATCAAAAAAGGCGGTTGAAGACCTTGAAAAACTGAAGAACAGCGCCCTGAATCTTGATGCATCAACCGAAGGGTCGCTTTTTAACGAAGACAGGTTTTCCCACCTTGTTAAGTCGGTTCTTGACACAGAAAGGGATTTAAAGGAAATGCTTTTTCTTATCAAAAAAATAATTAACACTGATGCAGTCGCACTGTTTATGCTGGAGGGGGATAGTCTTGTATTAAAGGCGTCAACAGAGGATAAATATTCAAAATCCGCATATCACGGCGAAGGGTATTTGTTAAGTGTAATAAAAGGGAAAAAATCACTTATTCAGCCAAGATTTAAATACAGCCTTTTTGACATTGAAAATACAGCATCAAAGGATGCAGGGTCTTCGCTGTGCGTGCCTGTGTTTGACGGCAGTGTTTCTGTCGGAGTGCTTGAGATGGTCAGCAACGGGGAATCGGCATTCGGCGCGCATGAAGAAGATATTGCCGCCAGTTTTGCCGGTCAGATAGGACAGACCATCGGGAAGGCAAGGAGTTATGTTGAGGTGGAGCGTTTTGCAAAGGGATTTAAATCACTTCATGAGGCTAGCAGGTCTTTCGGCACTTCTTTAAGGGTTGAGGAGATAGCGGAAAAACTTGTGGAGCTTGTCTTTGGGATGGTGAATTCATCGGCAGTCGGTTTTTTCATTCCTGATAAGGGAGAACTCAAGGTTGTTGCAAAAGAAGGGTTTGAACCTGAGGATGAGAGCTTTTATTCAAAAGGAACTTATTTTGATTTGATTGTCAAAAACAAGCAACCTTTGCATTTTTCCCATCTGGAGGGGAAGCGGGGAGTGTATCCGTTCAGGATTCCTGATGCAAAGACTTTTTTGGGAATTCCCATAATGTCCTCCGGCAATGATGTGTTAGGCATACTTGCCGTTATTTCACGCGAGGCAGATGCAATAAGCTCTTTTCACGGGCACTTTCTGAGCATTATGGCTGACCAGGCTGCATTGTCCATGACCAATGCAAGGCTTCACCATGAAGTTGAAAAACTTGCCATGACAGATGGACTCACAAGGCTTTATAACCATAAACATTTTTATGAGAGGCTCGGAGAGGAATTTCAGAGATACGAAAGGTTCCCGCAGCCGATTTCTCTGCTGGTTATGGATATTGACTATTTCAAAAAAATAAACGATGTCCACGGGCATCCTGCCGGTGATGCGGTCCTTCTCGGCCTGGCGGCGATACTTAAAAAAACACTCAGGGGCATAGATATCATAGCAAGATACGGCGGTGAAGAATTTGCTGCGGTGCTGTTGAATACAGAGACCCCGCGCGCCAAAAAGATCGCAGAGAGGCTAAGGGTCAAAGTCATGAATACGCCTTTTGCTGTTGATGGAAACGATTTAACAATAGCCTTAAGCATTGGCGTCGCCACATATCCGCATGATGCGGAGAATAAGGAAGACCTTATCAATAAGGCGGACCGGGCGCTTTATTACGCAAAAGACAACGGTAGAAATCAGGTATGCCTGTGGAAGGATATCGGGAAATGATTATTAAGCGGGGGAAGGGGAAAATGCAGAAAAATAATCCGGATGTTTTAAAAATGATTGTTAAGCAGTTTTTT
The window above is part of the Nitrospirota bacterium genome. Proteins encoded here:
- a CDS encoding diguanylate cyclase, whose protein sequence is MDKFKKAVFPLTVTIAYLLFIFYSGFLKTKPVLIPWISISGIIIFTGLYRYLSYIKKGFPFSGWKSLELLLPLLLLIETLIRFFNKPLLHLAYISVIVIISGYFPFKIIISCIAAIFLLGIPSQWWNKGYFSEESGSYFFILVTGIISYYISHKRLKISKKAVEDLEKLKNSALNLDASTEGSLFNEDRFSHLVKSVLDTERDLKEMLFLIKKIINTDAVALFMLEGDSLVLKASTEDKYSKSAYHGEGYLLSVIKGKKSLIQPRFKYSLFDIENTASKDAGSSLCVPVFDGSVSVGVLEMVSNGESAFGAHEEDIAASFAGQIGQTIGKARSYVEVERFAKGFKSLHEASRSFGTSLRVEEIAEKLVELVFGMVNSSAVGFFIPDKGELKVVAKEGFEPEDESFYSKGTYFDLIVKNKQPLHFSHLEGKRGVYPFRIPDAKTFLGIPIMSSGNDVLGILAVISREADAISSFHGHFLSIMADQAALSMTNARLHHEVEKLAMTDGLTRLYNHKHFYERLGEEFQRYERFPQPISLLVMDIDYFKKINDVHGHPAGDAVLLGLAAILKKTLRGIDIIARYGGEEFAAVLLNTETPRAKKIAERLRVKVMNTPFAVDGNDLTIALSIGVATYPHDAENKEDLINKADRALYYAKDNGRNQVCLWKDIGK